From one Lycium ferocissimum isolate CSIRO_LF1 chromosome 5, AGI_CSIRO_Lferr_CH_V1, whole genome shotgun sequence genomic stretch:
- the LOC132057236 gene encoding pentatricopeptide repeat-containing protein At5g02830, chloroplastic yields the protein MREALVILPSSSITLPPNSPPPHRHHHHRTTAKPKPKLKPKQKPTNFTSINSHQSPLLSTLRWDSASGNCNSLKYYAELASKLAQDGRFNDSLMIAESVVVSGVNAVEFASLLNVKLVSSGIVRLLKEGKVGSVIELLNGAQQLGIDPLKLLDGAAINALSLECRRTLECGEIEEVVSLMETLKGCSMPIKDFVRPSEIIRLCVSQRKPNAAVRYAHIFPHVDIMICNIILEFGKKGDLASALTVFEASKQNQDAPNLYIYRTIIDVCGLCGDYLKSRSIYEGLIASKFTPNIYVFNSLMNVNACDLSYTLDIYKQMQKLGVPADLTSYNILLKSCCLATRVDLAKEIYGELKHLETAGALKLDVFTYSTLIKVFAGAKMWQMALEIKKDMLSAGVTPNIVTWSSLISACANAGLVDQAIHLFEEMLQAGCEPNPHCYNILLHACVEACQYDRAFRLFGSWKEHALQKDNCEDFGSKTDNTIDLSPTPMVSASIPTRTSASPHGHFSTRVPFRPTTSTYNILMKACGSDYYRAKALMEEMKEVGLSPNHISWSILIDICGGSGNVQGALQILRAMRDAGIQPDVVTYTTIIKVCVENKDFKSAFSLFAAMKRYQIKPNMVTYNTLLRARSRYGSLQEVQQCLAIYQDMRKAGYKPNDYYLKQLIEQWCEGVIQNGNQRKYNFSTRNRTHLGPESMILEKVAEHLQKDNASISINLRGLSKVEARIVVLAVLRMIREKYTAGDSVKDDVQIFLGVQEVGTRAVRHENVVKEAIIKLLQHDLGLEVISIAPRIGNDRNQDGINHLDKSSNVEENVHSPTRRPVVLQKLRITKESLQSWLTRRLDAPVVQ from the exons ATGAGAGAAGCACTGGTGATACTTCCCTCTTCTTCCATTACTCTCCCTCCCAACTCTCCCCCACCTCATCGTCACCACCACCACCGTACCACTGCTAAGCCCAAGCCCAAATTAAAGCCCAAACAAAAGCCCACTAACTTCACTTCCATTAATTCTCATCAGTCTCCACTTCTATCCACACTACGATGGGATTCCGCTTCAG GTAACTGTAACAGTCTCAAATACTATGCTGAGTTGGCGTCGAAGCTAGCGCAGGACGGGAGATTCAATGATTCGTTGATGATCGCGGAGAGCGTTGTGGTATCAGGAGTGAATGCCGTTGAATTTGCGTCGTTGTTGAATGTGAAGCTTGTTTCGAGTGGGATTGTTCGATTgctaaaagaaggaaaggtagggaGTGTTATTGAGCTTCTGAATGGTGCCCAGCAGCTTGGTATTGATCCGTTGAAGTTGCTTGATGGAGCCGCTATAAATGCCCTTTCTCTAGAGTGTAGACGGACTTTGGAATGTGGTGAGATAGAGGAAGTTGTGAGCTTGATGGAAACACTTAAAG GGTGTAGTATGCCAATTAAGGATTTCGTGAGGCCGTCTGAGATTATAAGACTTTGTGTCAGCCAAAGAAAGCCAAATGCAGCAGTAAG GTATGCACATATTTTTCCACATGTGGACATTATGATCTGTAACAtaattcttgaatttgggaaGAAAGGCGATTTGGCGTCTGCTCTAACTGTCTTTGAAGCATCCAAGCAGAATCAGGACGCCCCGAATTTGTACATCTACCGCACAATAATAGATGTTTGTGGTCTTTGTGGAGACTACTTGAAGTCCAGGTCCATATATGAG GGGTTAATCGCTAGCAAGTTTACACCAAACATTTATGTCTTCAACAGCCTCATGAATGTAAATGCCTGTGACTTGAGTTACACCTTGGACATTTACAAGCAAATGCAA AAACTAGGGGTTCCAGCTGATTTGACATCTTACAATATCCTTCTAAAATCATGCTGTCTTGCTACAAGAGTTGATCTGGCCAAAGAAATTTATGGGGAGCTAAAGCATTTAGAAACGGCAGGAGCATTGAAATTGGATGTCTTCACTTATAGCACTTTAATCAAG GTATTTGCAGGTGCAAAAATGTGGCAGATGGCacttgaaataaaaaaagatatgCTATCGGCTGGTGTCACTCCCAACATTGTCACTTGGTCTTCATTGATCAGTGCCTGTGCCAATGCCGGCCTGGTAGACCAAGCCATTCATCTATTTGAAGAGATGCTTCAGGCTGGTTGTGAACCTAATCCACATTGTTACAACATTCTTCTTCATGCGTGTGTTGAGGCCTGCCAATATGATAGGGCCTTTCGGCTATTCGGGTCCTGGAAGGAACATGCGCTGCAGAAGGACAATTGTGAAGATTTTGGTAGCAAGACGGACAATACTATTGATCTTTCCCCCACACCTATGGTTTCTGCTAGTATACCCACCCGCACTTCTGCTTCACCTCATGGACATTTCTCTACGAGGGTTCCATTTAGACCTACTACTTCTACCTATAATATTCTGATGAAGGCCTGCGGGAGTGATTACTACCGAGCAAAAGCTTTGATGGAAGAGATGAAGGAAGTAGGTCTTTCTCCTAACCATATAAGCTGGTCTATTTTGATTGACATCTGTGGAGGCTCAGGAAACGTACAGGGTGCTCTGCAG ATTTTGAGGGCCATGCGAGATGCTGGTATTCAACCTGATGTGGTAACCTACACAACAATTATCAAG GTTTGCGTGGAAAATAAAGATTTCAAGAGTGCATTTTCATTATTTGCAGCAATGAAAAGATATCAGATAAAACCAAATATG GTCACATACAATACACTTCTTAGAGCTCGTAGCCGATATGGATCTTTGCAGGAAGTACAACAATGCTTGGCTATATATCAGGATATGCGGAAAGCAGG GTATAAACCCAATGATTACTATCTCAAGCAACTAATTGAGCAGTGGTGTGAAGGCGTAATCCAAAATGGCAATCAGAGGAAATACAACTTCAGCACTCGCAATAGAACCCATTTAGGGCCTGAAAGTATGATTCTCGAGAAAGTTGCAGAACACTTACAGAAGGATAATGCTAGTATATCCATCAATCTTCGGGGGCTTAGTAAG GTTGAAGCTCGGATTGTGGTTCTTGCGGTTTTGAGAATGATCAGAGAGAAGTACACTGCAG GAGATTCAGTTAAAGATGACGTGCAAATCTTTTTAGGAGTCCAAGAAGTAGGTACACGTGCTGTCAGACATGAAAATGTAGTTAAGGAAGCTATAATCAAACTTTTGCAACATGATCTGGGACTTGAGGTAATTTCGATAGCACCTAGAATTGGAAATGACAGAAACCAGGATGGGATAAACCATCTGGACAAGTCTTCAAACGTGGAAGAAAATGTGCACTCTCCAACTAGGAGGCCAGTGGTTTTGCAAAAATTGAGGATAACTAAGGAATCATTGCAATCCTGGCTTACAAGAAGATTAGATGCTCCTGTAGTACAGTGA
- the LOC132057234 gene encoding DNA topoisomerase 6 subunit A produces MAADKKKRRRPNSDSDTDNRPFKSKLKPDPVILQTLKKLKSSCSAAASTSKTLTLTDLNLSSSCREVTDLPIDEVQSEIESLALKIAKSILSGEGFSFSVPSRSSANQLYVSELDRIVLKDKSSLRNFGNVSTVRKATITLRILQLVHQLCTSNIHVTKRDLFYTDVKLFQDQSQSDAVLDDVSCIVGCTRSSLNVVAAEKGVVVGRLIFSDNGDMIDCTKMGMGGKAIPPNIDRVGDMQSDALYILLVEKDAAFMRLSEDRFYNRFPCIIVTAKGQPDVATRLFLRKMKMELNLPVLALVDSDPYGLKILSVYGCGSKNMSYDSANLTTPDIKWLGIRPSDLDKYKIPEQCRLPMTEQDIKTGKDLLEEDFVKKNPAWVEELNLMVKTKQKAEIQALSSFGFQYLSQVYLPLKLQEQDWL; encoded by the coding sequence aactcaaacccgACCCGGTCATCCTCCAAACCCTAAAAAAACTCAAATCCTCATGTTCCGCCGCCGCCTCAACTTCCAAAACCCTAACCCTAACCGACCTTAACCTCTCCTCATCTTGCCGTGAAGTTACCGATCTCCCAATCGATGAAGTCCAATCCGAAATCGAATCATTAGCACTCAAAATCGCCAAATCAATACTCTCCGGCGAAGGTTTCTCGTTTTCCGTGCCTTCCCGATCTTCCGCTAATCAATTATATGTTTCTGAACTTGACCGTATTGTTCTCAAAGATAAATCTTCGTTACGTAACTTCGGTAACGTGTCTACCGTAAGGAAAGCGACGATTACGCTGAGAATACTTCAACTTGTACATCAGTTATGTACTAGTAATATCCATGTTACTAAACGTGATTTGTTTTATACTGATGTTAAGTTGTTTCAGGATCAATCACAATCTGATGCTGTTTTAGATGATGTTAGTTGTATTGTTGGTTGTACTAGGTCTAGTTTGAATGTTGTCGCGGCGGAGAAAGGGGTGGTAGTTGGGAGGTTGATTTTTAGCGATAATGGCGATATGATTGATTGTACGAAAATGGGAATGGGAGGGAAAGCTATTCCTCCGAATATCGATAGGGTTGGTGATATGCAGAGCGACGCGTTGTATATCTTGTTGGTTGAGAAGGATGCTGCGTTTATGAGGTTGTCGGAAGATAGGTTTTATAATAGGTTTCCGTGTATTATTGTGACCGCGAAGGGGCAACCTGATGTGGCGACTAGGTTGTTTCTGAGGAAGATGAAGATGGAGTTGAATTTGCCTGTTCTGGCATTGGTGGATAGTGATCCTTATGGGTTGAAGATTTTGTCGGTTTATGGGTGTGGATCGAAGAATATGTCGTATGACAGTGCGAATCTGACTACACCGGATATCAAATGGTTAGGTATTAGGCCGAGTGATTTGGACAAGTATAAGATACCGGAGCAATGTAGGTTGCCAATGACTGAACAGGATATTAAGACCGGGAAAGATTTGTTGGAAGAGGATTTTGTGAAGAAGAATCCGGCTTGGGTTGAAGAGTTGAACTTGATGGTGAAGACTAAGCAAAAGGCTGAGATTCAGGCGTTGAGTTCGTTTGGGTTTCAGTATCTGTCTCAAGTGTATTTGCCATTGAAGCTGCAAGAACAGGATTGGCTATGA